The following proteins are encoded in a genomic region of Burkholderia diffusa:
- a CDS encoding filamentous hemagglutinin N-terminal domain-containing protein produces MNKQPATRGFLLRPIVLATSLLAAQQALAVGPSAIVHGNGSVVTNGAVTTVNQKTDKMVVYWGDMNVAAHETLNFAQPSKTAAVLNRVIGADPTQILGALNASGRVFIVNPNGILIGNQAKINVGSLVASSLNVSDDDFLGGRLNFSGNTQAKVVNEGHIDARESVALLGPRVENRGTIHSQRGSVALAAADGVSLSFAGNGLQVKLTRGSLQALVENGGMIVSDNGDVMLSAWARDALTRAVVNQTGKIEAGGMGQLRGIRIASEGSGTVTAGGDMRLAGSAMNGPERSIDVSAQDIRIADGARFDTAGGQDSIKLHTRPQAGAAGHVTFGDATLKAGYVDIVADNVLTAANAGLPTFAADAITLSAQNAKAGYVLNRAPDADAMSTLAGGKGSVSSGFLKAAGEQNLWILSQGTVSALGAVNASALSLAGTADVDLSSGFHGKQLTVWGHSIKLAGTTQADSVSLSGQNITLDGAVHASRLDVHGYGGAQTTDRATVRADQVSLSGGQIDFSRGTHTLKRVDLDAQGARLSLAGDTTIGRAKSRSDLTLRGQGKLVADTLDASGNVDVVVRGDASFGDVRGNRVTLGSTDGHAAYERVDAVSHASIQGARGIDAGQTYVSSLSLASDGDVRFGNDLFMRGPVDVSGRNVTAAFVRDGDTEHLSARARISSSSDVRVSAKGNAALGNVSGKSVALAADGQLDVTSVVARYDGTLDGKGALNVRDAEATYGDLTLNSDGRIRFSGPLQATGIVSMRGGEVLAARDSKPFDPLILGWAGVTVHGVHGVDLFAVHSGGGDVRVTSGGDVRFRADLWAHGGSNTVRGKSVTAVSSRNDSHRPGIYATGDVSVSADSAPTLGAVYSRDGAVRVSVPAQSTRIRAADEA; encoded by the coding sequence TTGAATAAACAGCCTGCAACACGCGGATTTCTCCTGCGCCCCATCGTGCTTGCAACGTCGCTGCTGGCCGCCCAACAGGCGCTCGCGGTCGGCCCCAGCGCGATCGTGCACGGTAATGGTTCGGTCGTCACCAACGGCGCCGTCACCACCGTCAATCAGAAGACCGACAAGATGGTGGTCTACTGGGGCGACATGAACGTCGCGGCGCACGAGACACTGAACTTCGCACAGCCGAGCAAAACCGCCGCCGTATTGAACCGTGTCATTGGAGCTGATCCGACGCAGATTCTCGGCGCGCTGAACGCATCGGGCCGCGTGTTCATCGTGAACCCCAACGGCATCCTGATCGGCAACCAGGCGAAGATCAACGTCGGCAGCCTGGTCGCTTCGTCGCTGAACGTGTCGGACGACGATTTCCTGGGAGGGCGACTCAACTTCTCCGGCAACACGCAGGCCAAGGTCGTCAACGAAGGTCACATCGACGCCAGGGAATCCGTCGCGCTGCTCGGCCCGCGCGTCGAGAACCGCGGCACGATTCACAGCCAGCGCGGCAGCGTGGCGCTCGCGGCGGCCGACGGCGTGTCGCTCTCGTTTGCCGGCAACGGGCTGCAAGTGAAGCTCACGCGCGGCAGCCTGCAGGCGCTGGTCGAAAACGGCGGGATGATCGTCAGCGACAATGGCGACGTGATGCTCAGCGCGTGGGCGCGTGATGCTCTGACGCGTGCCGTCGTGAACCAGACCGGCAAGATCGAGGCCGGCGGCATGGGGCAACTGCGCGGGATCCGCATTGCGAGCGAAGGCAGCGGCACGGTGACTGCGGGAGGGGATATGCGCCTGGCCGGCTCCGCCATGAATGGCCCGGAGCGTTCGATCGATGTGTCGGCGCAAGACATCCGGATCGCGGATGGCGCGCGCTTCGATACGGCTGGCGGACAGGATTCGATCAAGCTGCATACGCGCCCGCAAGCGGGAGCGGCCGGACACGTGACGTTCGGTGACGCAACCCTCAAGGCCGGCTACGTCGATATCGTCGCGGACAACGTGCTGACCGCAGCAAACGCCGGGCTGCCAACCTTCGCGGCCGACGCAATCACGTTGAGCGCTCAAAACGCGAAAGCCGGCTACGTGCTGAACCGCGCGCCCGACGCCGACGCCATGTCGACGCTGGCCGGCGGCAAGGGCTCCGTCAGCAGCGGCTTCCTCAAGGCGGCAGGCGAGCAGAATCTGTGGATCTTGTCGCAAGGCACGGTGTCCGCGCTCGGCGCCGTCAATGCGTCCGCCTTGTCGTTGGCGGGCACCGCGGATGTCGACCTGAGCAGCGGCTTCCACGGCAAGCAGCTCACCGTGTGGGGCCATTCGATCAAGCTGGCCGGCACGACGCAAGCCGATTCCGTGTCGCTGTCCGGCCAGAACATCACGCTGGACGGCGCAGTCCACGCGTCGCGGCTCGACGTTCATGGGTACGGCGGAGCGCAAACCACCGATCGCGCGACGGTTCGCGCCGACCAAGTCAGCCTGTCCGGTGGCCAGATCGACTTCTCTCGCGGCACGCACACGCTGAAGCGCGTCGACCTCGACGCTCAGGGTGCGCGTCTGTCGCTGGCTGGCGACACGACGATCGGCCGCGCGAAGTCGCGCAGCGATCTGACGCTGCGCGGCCAGGGTAAGCTCGTTGCCGATACGCTCGACGCCAGCGGCAACGTCGACGTGGTCGTACGGGGCGACGCCTCTTTCGGCGATGTGCGGGGGAATCGCGTCACGCTCGGCTCAACGGACGGCCATGCAGCCTACGAGCGTGTCGACGCGGTGTCCCACGCATCGATCCAGGGGGCGCGAGGCATTGACGCCGGGCAGACGTACGTATCGTCCCTGTCGCTCGCGAGTGACGGCGACGTGCGCTTCGGCAACGACCTGTTCATGCGCGGCCCAGTGGACGTCAGCGGAAGAAACGTCACGGCCGCCTTCGTTCGCGACGGCGATACCGAGCACCTTTCGGCGCGCGCGCGCATTTCCAGCTCGAGCGACGTGCGTGTCTCCGCAAAGGGCAACGCCGCGCTCGGCAACGTCAGCGGCAAGTCGGTCGCGCTCGCCGCGGATGGGCAGCTTGATGTCACCTCGGTCGTCGCGCGATACGATGGGACGCTCGATGGGAAGGGCGCCCTGAACGTGCGCGATGCGGAGGCGACGTATGGCGATCTGACGCTCAACAGCGACGGACGAATCCGCTTTTCTGGGCCACTCCAGGCTACGGGGATCGTGAGCATGCGGGGCGGCGAAGTCCTGGCGGCTCGCGATTCCAAGCCATTCGACCCGCTGATCCTCGGTTGGGCAGGTGTCACGGTCCACGGCGTGCACGGTGTCGACCTCTTTGCCGTGCATTCCGGTGGCGGCGACGTTCGTGTCACGAGCGGTGGCGACGTTCGCTTCCGCGCAGACCTGTGGGCGCACGGCGGGTCGAATACCGTCCGCGGCAAAAGCGTCACGGCCGTCAGCAGCCGGAACGACTCGCATCGTCCGGGCATTTATGCAACGGGTGACGTCTCGGTCTCGGCGGACAGCGCACCGACCCTCGGCGCGGTCTACAGCCGTGACGGCGCAGTTCGGGTCTCGGTTCCGGCGCAATCCACACGGATCCGCGCCGCCGATGAGGCGTAA